From a single Cyclobacterium marinum DSM 745 genomic region:
- a CDS encoding M23 family metallopeptidase yields MSLKERWLLVLLLLTSFSFGSFAQIKKGNNHNNGVVEQNLVVPYGTLDFDADQYRNDLEKATDALIFKDGLDLKKRLSLVSENHDAFIWAPTHVMVEVAEKVMIDSIWITAFEHYGSWDSHKINSYDFDPREFKDTIPVTLYNSYYGSGWSAPLEHTKINSDFGRRRYRWHHGIDLKLNTGDPVRSVFDGIVRITSYERYGYGHYVVIRHRNGLETIYGHLSKKEVKVGQEIKAGDIIGLGGSTGRSTGPHLHFEIRYQGLSINPTEIFDFEIGRIKAPIYSITAQSFDHEIKMREAVYHRIRSGDNLSVIARRYGVRVSQITRLNGISTRTILKIGRRLQIQ; encoded by the coding sequence ATGAGTCTAAAAGAACGTTGGCTCTTGGTTCTTCTTCTTTTGACTTCCTTTAGCTTTGGTAGTTTTGCGCAAATTAAAAAAGGGAATAATCATAATAATGGGGTTGTAGAACAAAACCTTGTGGTACCCTATGGTACACTTGATTTTGATGCTGATCAATATCGTAATGATTTAGAAAAGGCTACCGATGCTTTGATTTTCAAAGATGGTCTTGATCTCAAAAAACGCTTATCTCTTGTTAGTGAAAATCACGATGCTTTTATCTGGGCGCCCACTCATGTGATGGTGGAGGTAGCAGAGAAAGTGATGATTGATAGTATTTGGATTACTGCCTTTGAACATTATGGAAGCTGGGACAGTCATAAGATTAATAGTTATGATTTTGATCCGAGAGAATTTAAAGATACTATTCCTGTAACATTATATAACTCTTATTATGGTTCCGGATGGAGTGCGCCCTTAGAGCATACCAAAATTAATTCTGATTTTGGTAGAAGGCGCTACCGCTGGCACCATGGAATTGATTTAAAATTAAATACCGGTGATCCGGTGAGGTCTGTATTTGATGGTATCGTTCGCATTACTTCCTATGAGCGGTATGGATACGGACATTATGTGGTGATAAGGCATAGAAATGGCCTTGAAACCATTTATGGGCACCTGTCCAAGAAAGAAGTTAAAGTTGGGCAAGAGATTAAAGCAGGTGACATCATTGGGCTTGGAGGAAGCACCGGTAGAAGTACAGGTCCCCATCTTCATTTTGAGATTCGGTACCAAGGGCTTTCCATTAATCCTACCGAAATTTTCGATTTTGAAATTGGAAGAATTAAGGCCCCGATTTATTCGATAACCGCTCAGAGTTTTGATCATGAGATAAAAATGAGAGAAGCAGTCTATCATCGAATCAGGAGTGGAGACAACTTATCTGTCATTGCCCGGCGATATGGAGTTAGGGTAAGTCAAATTACCAGATTAAATGGCATTAGCACAAGAACCATTCTCAAAATAGGAAGGCGCTTGCAAATACAATAA
- the bshB1 gene encoding bacillithiol biosynthesis deacetylase BshB1, whose protein sequence is MKLDILAIAAHPDDIELACSGTLASHRDMGYKVGILDLTKGEMGTRGTPEIRMQEAEASAEILGLSARENLGFKDIYFKDDLDHQTAIAKVIRKYKPEIVLANAVRDRHPDHGKGGSLASHACFISGLRKLETAIDGVPQEVWRPKFVYHYIQNEFIEPDLVVDISDYWETKKESILAFKSQFHDPNSKEPESFISRPEFLDFIEARARELGHKINVKFGEGFTVERVAGVKDLFNLI, encoded by the coding sequence ATGAAATTGGATATTTTGGCCATTGCTGCTCATCCGGATGATATTGAGTTAGCATGTAGTGGTACCCTGGCGTCCCACAGAGATATGGGCTATAAGGTCGGTATATTGGACCTTACCAAGGGAGAGATGGGGACACGAGGCACCCCCGAAATTAGGATGCAAGAGGCTGAAGCTTCAGCAGAAATTTTGGGACTAAGTGCCCGCGAAAATTTGGGGTTTAAGGACATTTACTTTAAAGATGACTTGGATCATCAAACAGCTATAGCTAAGGTAATTCGTAAATACAAGCCTGAAATTGTGCTTGCCAATGCCGTAAGAGACAGGCATCCGGATCATGGTAAAGGTGGAAGTTTGGCTTCTCATGCCTGTTTCATAAGTGGGTTGAGAAAATTAGAGACAGCAATAGATGGAGTGCCTCAAGAAGTTTGGCGTCCAAAGTTTGTTTACCATTATATTCAAAACGAATTTATAGAACCTGATCTGGTTGTTGATATCTCAGATTATTGGGAGACTAAAAAGGAGAGTATTCTTGCTTTTAAATCTCAGTTTCATGATCCTAATTCCAAAGAACCGGAAAGCTTTATTTCAAGGCCTGAATTTCTGGACTTTATTGAAGCAAGAGCTCGTGAATTAGGACATAAGATCAATGTGAAGTTTGGAGAAGGCTTTACTGTGGAAAGAGTTGCCGGAGTGAAGGACCTTTTCAATCTTATTTGA
- the pdxH gene encoding pyridoxamine 5'-phosphate oxidase — translation MNLADIRIEYSSKKLNLNETNKNPLEQFKVWLSEALTAKVNEPTAMHLCTVNENGQPSGRIVLLKGADEGFVFFTNYSSNKGKQLTKNPNASLTFFWPELERQVRIEGLISKTSAEESDEYFKSRPIQSQLGAWTSPQSEVIPNRIFLEERQQKVEERFQSEPIVRPEHWGGYRLIPSTIEFWQGRPARLHDRVLYRREEGEQQWRKARLAP, via the coding sequence ATGAATTTAGCAGACATAAGAATAGAATATTCTTCTAAGAAATTGAACTTAAATGAGACAAACAAGAACCCTTTGGAACAATTCAAAGTATGGTTATCTGAAGCTTTGACAGCAAAAGTAAATGAACCAACCGCCATGCATTTGTGTACCGTAAATGAAAATGGCCAACCTTCCGGGAGAATTGTCTTGTTAAAAGGGGCTGATGAAGGGTTTGTTTTTTTTACCAACTACTCCAGCAATAAAGGAAAGCAACTTACCAAAAACCCTAATGCTTCTTTGACCTTTTTCTGGCCAGAACTGGAAAGACAAGTAAGGATTGAGGGACTTATTTCCAAAACCTCAGCTGAGGAATCTGATGAATATTTTAAAAGCAGACCCATTCAAAGTCAATTAGGAGCATGGACAAGCCCCCAAAGTGAAGTTATTCCCAACCGAATTTTCCTTGAAGAAAGACAACAAAAAGTTGAGGAAAGGTTTCAATCAGAACCTATTGTGAGACCGGAACATTGGGGCGGGTACCGGTTAATTCCTTCAACCATTGAATTTTGGCAAGGCAGGCCTGCCAGACTCCATGACAGGGTTTTGTACCGAAGGGAAGAAGGAGAACAGCAGTGGAGGAAAGCACGTTTGGCCCCGTAG
- a CDS encoding YqgE/AlgH family protein, which yields MDNRSNIMPKSGSLLISEPFLQDENFVRSVVLLCENNELGSFGLVLNKLSIFKLDELLEDCELTNKEVYVGGPVEQNTLHFIYCGEQLLEDSVALGDQLWWGGDFNELIGKYKSGLVDITNFRFFLGYSGWEEGQLSEELDEKTWIVCDNSHTKKIFKVAPDELWRVILKNMGGDFQVLANYPIDPRLN from the coding sequence ATGGATAATAGGTCCAATATAATGCCAAAATCAGGAAGTTTGTTGATTTCTGAACCTTTCCTACAAGATGAGAATTTTGTTAGGTCAGTTGTTCTTTTGTGTGAAAATAATGAGTTGGGTTCTTTTGGTTTGGTACTGAATAAGCTGTCTATTTTCAAATTAGATGAACTTTTGGAAGATTGTGAACTTACAAATAAGGAGGTTTATGTGGGTGGCCCGGTGGAGCAAAATACGCTTCATTTTATCTATTGTGGAGAGCAGCTTCTAGAAGATAGTGTGGCTTTAGGAGACCAGCTGTGGTGGGGAGGTGATTTTAATGAATTGATAGGCAAATACAAGTCAGGCTTGGTTGATATTACAAATTTTCGTTTTTTCTTAGGTTATTCAGGATGGGAAGAAGGGCAATTAAGTGAAGAGTTGGATGAGAAAACATGGATTGTTTGTGACAATAGCCATACTAAAAAGATCTTTAAAGTTGCTCCGGATGAATTATGGCGCGTAATTTTAAAGAATATGGGGGGCGATTTCCAAGTATTGGCAAATTATCCGATTGACCCAAGACTAAATTAG
- a CDS encoding DUF349 domain-containing protein produces the protein MDNEKEMSENADKVTEELANSQKSGVEASKEKQETPNSDVTGENSPKDQENVVDPSVVSNDTQEDAVAEKPKETKEEASSDKIETPATPIETSPAAKEESEESEDEEEEFDFHNYTKPQLIKALKDFVQEQNFVRRDGLVQEIKNQYDEYYLKEQEQALDQFLKEGGEKDGFVYRGTDEDREFFASYQLFKEKKHQQYKDLEKSKEKNANDKNLILDQLREIVDGEETTNSIETIKKIQDEWKKIGPVPHSQNKNLWASYNALMDRFYDNRSIYFELKELDRKKNLDSKLDLCSKAEALSKVEDVKEAIKSLNDLHEEFKHIGPVPREDQEALWQRFKSASDAVYNKRKAYYDSQREVFKANQVLKEKLIEKLEEFKSFKAEKIRDWNTKTKEILALQKEWEAIGPVPREAGKEINKTFWGLFKQFFHHKNLFFKELDEIRQQNKEKAEKLIESAEAYLDSTDWKNSSNELIQLQKQWKELGPMPEKFRDDLYNRFKKACDTFFDNRRNANKENNKAFEENLLAKEKVCQEILEAAKDETQTSAENLERLIQAYNEIGFVPRKSMKDISNKFNSAVNEYVSKLELEGESKDDFLFRLNLNKLQADPNSNKVLNKKEHGIRRQITDLENNITLWRNNLEFFAASKTADKLKDQFEEKIEKAELEVDKLKKKLSIIREF, from the coding sequence ATGGATAACGAGAAAGAAATGTCTGAAAATGCAGACAAGGTTACTGAAGAATTGGCAAATAGTCAAAAATCAGGAGTTGAAGCATCTAAGGAGAAGCAGGAAACACCAAACAGTGATGTGACAGGTGAAAATTCTCCAAAAGATCAAGAGAATGTGGTGGATCCTTCCGTGGTGTCAAATGATACACAGGAAGATGCAGTTGCTGAGAAACCAAAAGAGACCAAAGAAGAGGCTTCTTCAGACAAAATTGAGACCCCTGCGACTCCAATTGAAACCAGTCCGGCAGCTAAAGAGGAATCGGAAGAAAGTGAAGATGAGGAAGAAGAGTTTGATTTTCATAATTATACCAAGCCTCAACTAATCAAAGCCCTTAAAGATTTTGTACAAGAGCAGAATTTTGTACGCAGAGATGGCTTGGTACAAGAAATAAAAAATCAATACGACGAATACTATCTAAAAGAGCAAGAACAAGCCCTTGATCAATTTCTTAAAGAAGGAGGAGAAAAAGATGGCTTTGTATATAGGGGAACGGATGAAGACCGTGAGTTTTTCGCTTCCTACCAATTATTTAAAGAGAAAAAACACCAGCAATACAAAGACCTTGAAAAGTCCAAGGAAAAGAATGCCAATGACAAAAACCTTATCCTAGATCAGTTAAGAGAAATTGTGGATGGGGAAGAAACTACCAATAGCATTGAGACCATTAAAAAGATCCAAGATGAATGGAAAAAGATAGGTCCTGTCCCACACAGTCAAAATAAAAATCTGTGGGCTTCTTATAATGCTTTAATGGATAGGTTTTATGACAACCGGAGTATATACTTTGAGCTGAAAGAGCTAGATAGGAAAAAGAACTTGGACAGTAAACTAGACCTATGCAGCAAAGCAGAGGCTTTGTCCAAGGTTGAGGATGTGAAGGAAGCCATTAAAAGTTTGAATGACCTACATGAAGAATTCAAACATATCGGCCCTGTTCCTAGGGAAGATCAAGAAGCATTATGGCAACGTTTTAAAAGCGCTTCCGATGCTGTTTACAACAAACGTAAGGCTTATTATGACAGTCAACGAGAAGTTTTCAAGGCCAATCAAGTACTAAAAGAGAAGCTAATTGAAAAATTAGAAGAATTTAAGTCTTTTAAAGCTGAAAAAATTAGAGATTGGAACACAAAAACCAAAGAAATTCTTGCCCTTCAAAAAGAGTGGGAGGCCATTGGTCCCGTGCCTAGGGAAGCAGGCAAAGAGATCAACAAAACTTTTTGGGGGCTGTTCAAGCAGTTTTTTCACCATAAAAATTTATTCTTCAAAGAATTAGATGAAATAAGGCAACAAAATAAAGAAAAGGCTGAAAAGTTAATTGAAAGTGCTGAGGCCTATTTGGACAGTACAGACTGGAAAAATTCTTCCAATGAGTTAATACAATTACAGAAGCAGTGGAAGGAATTGGGGCCTATGCCTGAAAAATTCCGCGATGATCTTTACAACCGCTTTAAAAAGGCCTGTGACACCTTCTTCGATAACAGGAGGAATGCAAACAAGGAAAACAACAAGGCCTTTGAAGAAAATCTTTTGGCCAAAGAGAAGGTTTGTCAAGAGATCTTAGAGGCTGCAAAGGATGAAACCCAAACAAGCGCAGAAAACCTTGAAAGGCTTATTCAAGCGTATAATGAAATAGGTTTTGTGCCGCGGAAGAGCATGAAGGATATTTCCAATAAATTCAATAGTGCTGTCAACGAATATGTTTCCAAACTAGAGCTTGAAGGGGAGAGTAAGGATGATTTTCTATTCAGACTTAACCTCAACAAACTACAGGCAGATCCGAATAGCAATAAAGTACTGAATAAAAAGGAGCACGGAATCCGCAGACAGATTACTGATTTGGAAAATAACATTACTTTGTGGAGAAATAATTTGGAGTTTTTTGCAGCTTCAAAAACGGCAGATAAGCTAAAAGATCAATTTGAAGAGAAGATTGAAAAGGCAGAGCTGGAAGTGGATAAACTGAAAAAGAAACTTTCAATTATCAGAGAATTTTAA